From Ammospiza caudacuta isolate bAmmCau1 chromosome 15, bAmmCau1.pri, whole genome shotgun sequence, a single genomic window includes:
- the LOC131564210 gene encoding BPI fold-containing family B member 4-like, which translates to MGSSTSTSKGPVFPQVLCQDMPSFWCLILLGALLSPSQGLLNLLNPAQPTGGLLGTGLIGGKSGLLGTGALGEGGLLGTGLLGKGSPSGAESGAPIGAGTEPSGGGILGTGLLGGQPGSSGLLGTGILGGKGLGAGLLGEGLGTGLLGGEGLATGILGGEGVGNGLLNNGLLGNGLLGNNSLLGETGLLGTGLLGKGGLLGNGSLLGLDGLLGEAGGLLGGEAPQKMTRFAWLKVLNLENAQVSWKVLRGTELVLNLYSKLVLRFPGIFQFLSGSSVEANITSHIALTQDSPGDLKLVLKDCSNLLGGFSVSLRKGLLTNLVSSLLNKSLKSLVPALLCPLVNVWVSIININLQFLNRVISFGLLGKIYSAFSKLPVTSGHYVELDLQNSPFPSSFIDWLLQTAGVNPSINP; encoded by the exons ATGGGCAGCTCCACCTCGACATCAAAGGGTCCAG TCTTCCCACAGGTGCTGTGCCAGGACATGCCATCCTTTTGGTGTCTCATCCTTCTCGGGGCCCTCCTGTCCCCCTCCCAGGGCCTCCTCAACCTGCTGAACCCGGCACAACCCACCGGTG GTCTGCTTGGCACTGGTCTCATTGGTGGAAAAAGTGGGTTGCTTGGCACAGGTGCCCTTGGTGAAGGAGGGCTGCTTGGCACAGGCCTCCTGGGCAAAGGAAGTCCAAGTGGAGCAGAAAGTGGAGCTCCCATTGGTGCAGGAACTGAACCCAGTGGAGGTGGAATCCTTGGCACAGGCCTCCTAG GAGGACAGCCTGGCAGCAGTGGGCTGCTTGGCACAGGCATTCTTGGTGGGAAAGGCCTCGGAGCAGGACTCCTTGGTGAAGGACTCGGCACAGGACTCCTTGGTGGAGAAGGACTGGCCACAGGAATCCTTGGTGGAGAGGGAGTTGGCAATGGTCTCCTcaacaatggtctccttggcaATGGCCTCCTTGGCAATAACAGCCTTCTTGGAGAGACAGGTCTGCTTGGCACGGGGCTTCTCGGAAAAGGAGGTCTCCTAGGCAATGGAAGTCTGcttggactcgatggtcttcTGGGTGAAGCAGGAGGACTGCTGGGTGGTGAAGCCCCCCAGAAGATGACACGCTTCGCCTG GCTGAAGGTGCTGAACCTCGAGAACGCCCAAGTGTCATGGAAGGTTCTTCGTGGGACTGAGCTTGTGCTGAACCTGTACTCGAAACTGGTGCTCCGCTTCCCAGG gatttttcagtttctgagTGGATCCTCAGTAGAAGCAAACATCACATCACACATTGCCCTGACCCAGGACTCCCCTGGTGACCTTAAGCTGGTGCTTAAGGATTGCAGCAACCTCCTTGGTGGCTTCAGCGTCAGCCTGAGGAAGGG cctcctcacCAATCTGGTGAGCAGCTTGCTGAACAAGTCTCTTAAGTCCCTTGTCCCTGCGCTG CTCTGCCCATTAGTGAACGTGTGGGTCAGCATCATCAACATTAATCTGCAATTCCTTAACC gTGTCATCTCCTTTGGGCTTCTGGGGAAAATCTACTCTGCCTTCTCCAAACTGCCAGTGACATCTGGGCACTATGTGGAGCTGGATCTGCAG AATTCCCCATTCCCAAGCTCCTTCATCGACTGGCTCCTTCAGA CTGCAGGTGTCAATCCCAGCATCAATCCGTAG